A region of the Methylobacterium nodulans ORS 2060 genome:
AGCTTCGGTGGATGGCGGCCTTGCAGCCCGTCTCCGCCGGAGTTTTCGCTTTGAGCCCCGCGACTCGACCGGGCTATAGTGGCCCTAGCCCTGATTCGCCGTCGCCAAGGGGAGACAAGTCGGCCGTTAAGCTCATCGCCTGCGGGCCAATACGTGCCGGGGATGCGATCTGCTTTTACATCGACGTCGCTGTCCGCGTCCCATGACGCCTCTTCCCGCTCGGACGAGCCAAGAACCGGATCGCCATGACCCAAGTGAACATCGTCGACCTTGAGCGCGCCGAGCACCCGCTCGATGTCGTCGAACGTCTCGCCTCCCTGCGCGATTGGATCTTCGATCGGGCCGAGACCGACGAGATGTCGGTGGCGGTCGCCGGCCGGTGGGCCGAGTATCACGTCGCCTATACGTGGATCGAGGACGTGGAGGCGCTGCATGTCGCCTGCGCCTTCGACCTCAAGGTGCCGCCCCGCCGCCGCACGGAGGTGCTGCAGCTCGTCTCCCTGGTGAACGAGCAGCTCTGGGTCGGGCATTTCGATCTCTGGAGCGGCGAGGACGTGGTGATGTTCCGCCACGCGCTGCTGCTGACGGGGGGCGCCGAGCCGACCCACCGGCAATGCGAGATGATGCTGAAATCGGCCATCGACGCCTGCGAGCGCTACTTCCAGGCCTTCCAGTTCGTGGTCTGGGCCGGCAAGTCGGGCCGGGAGGCCCTGGACGCCGTGCTGTTCGAGACCGAGGGCGAGGCCTGATCCGGTCTCCGCACGGATCGTCCGCAGACCGGATCAGCTGGCCCCTGCCGCGTAGGCTGCCATGACGACCGCCTTCTTGCCGCGGACATGGCTGCGCAGCAGGCGGCTCAGCGCCTCGCCGTCGCGGGCGCGCAGCAGGACGAGCATGCGCTCGTGGTCGGCAAGCGCGCTCTGGCGCTGCTCGGGCGTGGCGTGGGCGACGTAGCGCGCCGTCTGGATGCGGCCGGACAGGCTTTCGTAGAGGCTGACCAGGGTGGCGTTGCGGCTCGCCGCCACGATCATCTCGTGGATGCGGCGGTTGAAGAGCGCGGAGGCGGCGTGGTCGCCCCGCCGCGCCGCCTCGACCATCGCCCGGTGAGCAGCCTCGATCTCCGCCAGCTCGGCCTCGCCGATCGCCCGGCAGGCGAGTTCCGCCGCCGTCGCCTCGAGCCCGGCCACGACCTCCAGCACCTCGTCGATCTCGGCCTCGCTGAGGCTCGCCACCCGCGCGCCGCGGTTGGGCAGCAATTCGAGCAGGCCCTCCGTCGCCAGGATCTTGATCGCCTCCCGTAAGGGCGTGCGCGAGATGCCGAAGCGGCAGGCGAGCTCCATCTCGTTGAGACGTGCGCGGGGTTCGAGTTCGCCGTTCTGGATCAGCGTGCGCAGGCGCTCGGCCACCTCATCGTGGAGATAGCGCCGTGTGATGCCGAGGCCGGTCTCGATTCTGTTCATGCACCCGCCGAAAATGACTTTCCTACCGTAGGGGTAATCACCTCGCGACATCCTGTCGAGATGCGTGCGCCCGCCCGCGAGGACGCGGGTGAGACCAACGGGCCTTGGAGATGACCGTTGGTTCCGGTCTCGAATTGTCGCCAAGCCAGAGGCTTGGCATCGAAAATTCGAGACGGGTCGACGGCCCGCTGCGTCAGCTCCCGCTGCGTCGGCAGCCTGGGCCGGTGGCATGACGTCGGGCGCCTCGGCGCGCCCGGGCGAGGAACAGCCGCCGCGTCAACCCGTTGGTCCGGCGTCGCCCCGCCGTCGTCCGGGTGGCGGCGGCGATCCGAGATCGAGGAGATGCTTCGATGCGCACCTGCGCCGTCGGCCTTGTGCTCGCCCCGCTCCTGCTCGCGGCCGGTCCCGTCATCGCGCAGGGCGGTCCCGTCTTCGCCGATGACGGCCCGGAGGTGACCGGCAGCCTGCGCGGCGCGCCGCCCGGCTACGAGCCCTATGGCCGTCCCGGCGGCTTCGGCCCGGGCCTGTGCCAGAAATGGTGCGAGGCGGATCTCGTCCCCTGCGACCCGCCGAACTTCAAGATCGCGGACGGCCGCTGCCGGCCGAACAGCGGCGGACGCCGCTGAGGCGCCCCGCGCGCAATCCCCCGGTTCACCGGCCGCGGGGCTCCCGCGGCCTTCCCCTCGTCAGGACATGCCATCGTCAGGAGTCGCGTCGCGATGCCGGATTTCCCGAAGCCGCCCTTCAGCCGCCAGAAACCGATCCCGATGCCGGGCCACGATGCGGAGATGGATCCGAGGCCCGATTACGGCGAAAGCAGCTATCGCGGCTCGGGACGCCTCGCCGACCGCAAGGCGATCGTCACCGGGGCCGACAGCGGCATCGGCAAGGCCGTGGCGCTCGCCTTCGCCCGCGAGGGCGCGGACGTGCTGATCAGCTACTACAACGAGCATGACGATGCGCGGGAGACCGCCCGCCTCGTCGAGGAGGCCGGCCGCAAGGCCGTGCTGGTGCCGGGCGACATCAAGGACCCGGCTCATTGCCGGGCGATCGTCGAGAAGGCGGTCGCGGCCTTCGGGCGCGTGGATGTGCTCGTCAACAACGCCGCCCATCAGGCGACCGTGCAATCGGTGGAGGACATCAGCGACGAGGAGTGGGACGTCACCTTCCGGACCAACATCCACGCGATGTTCTACCTGACCAAGGCGGCCGTTCCCCACATGCGGCCGGGCAGCGCGATCGTGAACACCACCTCGATCAACGCCGACACGCCGAGCCCGCAGCTCCTCGCCTACGCGACCACCAAGGGGGCGATCCAGAACTTCACCGGCGGCTTGGCGCAGCTCCTCGCCGAGAAGGGCATCCGCGTGAACTGCGTCGCGCCGGGCCCGGTCTGGACGCCGCTGATTCCCTCGACGATGCCGAAGGAGAAGTTCGAGCAGTTCGGCATGCAGGTGCCGATGAAGCGGCCCGCGCAGCCCTGCGAGCTGGCGCCGGTCTACGTGATGCTGGCGGCCGAGGAGGCGAGCTACGTCTCGGGCGCCACCGTGGCCGTCACGGGCGGCAAGCCCCTGATCTGAGCCGGCCCCGGACCGCGATGGCCGCCGGGGTCGGCCGTCGCATCCGCCCTGGCGCCCTGTACCCCGCGGGACGGAGGCGTCCGGGCCGAACATCCGGGCGGCGATCCCTGCCGGCCCGGACCGACGCGTCGGTCCGGGCCGCAATCATGTGCGGGCATACGCCTTAATTTCCATTTGGTCTGACGCCGCGACATACCCCATATTGGGGATGAAGACGGTGGCGTGATCTGGTGTAATCTATTTATTACATTGCAATTTCTTGCACAGGACCCCTTTTTCACCGTCGCGTGATTGCCGGTCGATATCGTTTTTCCCTGTCGAGATCCGACAAGCCCAGACCAAGCAGGCGCTGACCTGCCATGACACCGGCCTGCGCGGCCGCTCGCGTCACGAAGGCCGCGACGCGCGCCATGCCGTTCGGGATCGGCAACCGGAGGAGACAACCCATGCACCCAAGCCGTGTCGCCAGCCTCGCACTCCTCATCGCCATCCCGGCCCTCCCGGCGCCTGCGGGTGCGGAGGATATGCCGAAGCACGCGGATTTCCGCATCACCTACACCTCCACCAACCCGGCGCCGGGCAAGCCGGTCCAGATCAGTCCGACCCGGACGCATACCGTCGGCGTGAGCATCATGGCGGCGGTCAACCAGACGGGCGGAAAGCTCCTCAACAACATGGCGGGACGCTGCACCGCCAGCACGACCTTCGACAACGACACGAAGAGCTTCGAGAACCAGGGCTATTGCGATTACGTCGATACCGACGGCGACCACGTCTATGAGAAGTACAGCTTCGCCCCGCAGCCCATGTCCCCCCGGATCAAGGGGACCGGCGAGTGGATCGGCGGAACGGGCAAGTTCACCGGGCTGTCCGGGAGCTTCGACATCCAGGCAAACCGCATCACGCCCCTGGCCGAAGGCGTCGTGCAGACCGTGGGCGAGAAGACCGGTGCCTACACGATTCGGGAGAAGACTGCCGACGCGAAGTGAGCGGGGCTCACCGGGACCCCGTGCGGCGCCGCAGGCCTGCGGCGCCGTTGGCGTTGCGGCGGGATGCGCCGCGCAGGCGCGGTCGTCAGGCCGAGAGGCACTGTGCCGCGACGTCGCCCCGGACGATGCCCCCGAGCGCCACGCGCAGGACGGTCCGTCCGGTCTCGTCGCGGACCTTCATGGCGAGGCCGGCGGCCTGCCCGCAGGGCAGCGGCGCCATCGCGCAGGAGCGCAGGGCATGCACCGCCTCGGCGCGCGCCGCGCGCGCGTCGGCCAGAACCACGCCGACATCATCCCGGGCATCGAAGCCTTCCGCTTCGAGGTCGAAGAAGTAGCGGTGCACGGCCTTCCTCCACATTGATCTTTTTGCTCGAAGCCCGGACGGCGGCGCCGCATCTTACGTGGGCGAGCCCGTGCAGCAATGCATAAACCATTCCGGCGGCGCGGCATTTGCGTAGGTAGTTCCGCCGCTGTCGCAGGCCAGGGGAGCCCGCAGGATTATTTTCCATCCCGCGGGCGGCTCCCCGCTGCCTCGCGCCCGCGGCCGGTTGCGGTAGAGTGCGACCGGGAGAGGAGATCCGCATGGCCTACCGGCATGTCGTCGGACCCCGCAGCTGGGTGTTTTCCGACCTCGCCGAGCTGATGGCGAAGGCGAGCCCGATCCGCTCGGGCGACCGCCTCGCCGGCATCGCGGCCGGCAGCGCGGAGGAGAGCGTGGCGGCCCGCTGGTGCCTCGCGGAGGTGCCGCTCGCCGACCTCGTCAACCGGCCCCTGATTCCCTACGAGGAGGACGACGTCACGCGGCTCATCCTCGACACGCACGATGCCGGGGCCTTCGCGCCGATCGCCCATGTCACGGTGGGCGGCTTCCGGGAGTTCCTGCTGACGGCCGACACCGCGGCGCTCGCCGCGCTGGCGCCCGGCATCACGCCCGAGATCGCCGCGGCGGTGTCGAAGATCATGCGCAACCAGGACCTGATCCTGGTCGCCCGCAAGTGCCGGGTGGTCACGCGGTTCCGCAACACGATCGGCCTGCCCGGCACGATGGCGGTGCGGCTCCAGCCCAACCATCCGAGCGACGATCCCGCCGGGATCACGGCGGCGATCCTCGACGGGCTGTCCTATGGCTGCGGCGATGCGGTGATCGGCATCAATCCGGCCTCGGATTCGGTGCAGGCGCTGACGCGGCTCCTCCACCTCCTCGACGACCTCATCGCCCGCTTCGCGATTCCGACCCAGGGCTGCGTGCTCGCCCACGTCACGACGACCCTGGAGGCGATCGGCAGGGGCGTGCCGGTGGACCTCGTCTTCCAGTCGATCGCGGGCACGCAAGGAGCCAATGCCGCCTTCGGCGTCACGCTGCCGCTCCTGAGGCAAGCCCAGGAGGCG
Encoded here:
- a CDS encoding YbjN domain-containing protein, with protein sequence MTQVNIVDLERAEHPLDVVERLASLRDWIFDRAETDEMSVAVAGRWAEYHVAYTWIEDVEALHVACAFDLKVPPRRRTEVLQLVSLVNEQLWVGHFDLWSGEDVVMFRHALLLTGGAEPTHRQCEMMLKSAIDACERYFQAFQFVVWAGKSGREALDAVLFETEGEA
- a CDS encoding ethanolamine ammonia-lyase subunit EutB; this encodes MAYRHVVGPRSWVFSDLAELMAKASPIRSGDRLAGIAAGSAEESVAARWCLAEVPLADLVNRPLIPYEEDDVTRLILDTHDAGAFAPIAHVTVGGFREFLLTADTAALAALAPGITPEIAAAVSKIMRNQDLILVARKCRVVTRFRNTIGLPGTMAVRLQPNHPSDDPAGITAAILDGLSYGCGDAVIGINPASDSVQALTRLLHLLDDLIARFAIPTQGCVLAHVTTTLEAIGRGVPVDLVFQSIAGTQGANAAFGVTLPLLRQAQEAALSLRRGTLGDNVMYFETGQGSALSAEAHHGIDQQTLEARAYAVARAFRPLLVNTVVGFIGPEYLYDGKEIIRAGLEDHFCGKLMGVPLGCDVCYTNHAEADQDDMDTLLTLLGAAGVTYIMGVPGADDVMLNYQSTSFHDQLYLREVLGLKRVPEFAAWLERIGLTDAAGALIPGGGTPLLAAAPGLAA
- a CDS encoding SDR family oxidoreductase, which translates into the protein MPDFPKPPFSRQKPIPMPGHDAEMDPRPDYGESSYRGSGRLADRKAIVTGADSGIGKAVALAFAREGADVLISYYNEHDDARETARLVEEAGRKAVLVPGDIKDPAHCRAIVEKAVAAFGRVDVLVNNAAHQATVQSVEDISDEEWDVTFRTNIHAMFYLTKAAVPHMRPGSAIVNTTSINADTPSPQLLAYATTKGAIQNFTGGLAQLLAEKGIRVNCVAPGPVWTPLIPSTMPKEKFEQFGMQVPMKRPAQPCELAPVYVMLAAEEASYVSGATVAVTGGKPLI
- a CDS encoding DUF6894 family protein; protein product: MHRYFFDLEAEGFDARDDVGVVLADARAARAEAVHALRSCAMAPLPCGQAAGLAMKVRDETGRTVLRVALGGIVRGDVAAQCLSA
- a CDS encoding GntR family transcriptional regulator produces the protein MNRIETGLGITRRYLHDEVAERLRTLIQNGELEPRARLNEMELACRFGISRTPLREAIKILATEGLLELLPNRGARVASLSEAEIDEVLEVVAGLEATAAELACRAIGEAELAEIEAAHRAMVEAARRGDHAASALFNRRIHEMIVAASRNATLVSLYESLSGRIQTARYVAHATPEQRQSALADHERMLVLLRARDGEALSRLLRSHVRGKKAVVMAAYAAGAS